The following proteins are encoded in a genomic region of Glycine soja cultivar W05 chromosome 17, ASM419377v2, whole genome shotgun sequence:
- the LOC114392015 gene encoding C2 and GRAM domain-containing protein At1g03370-like isoform X1, with product MKLVVRVIEAKNLATSDSNGLSDLYVRVQLGKQKFKTKVVKSLNPTWDEQFAFWVDDLKDSLVISVMDEDKFFNYDYVGRLKVPISLVFEEEIKSLGTAWYFLKSKNKKCKNKQCGEIHLSIFIYQNNSSGELNDIGEQLLPPRKCPDAVTTSPSMSSTGFSNLFSPVREETTSCSSKEEKSCTQQKSFTDRIAQIFNKGSDVSSMSLSRSIDLDQSVTNKAVVGEIKIEEDQSSNETFEETMKEIQSADQGSEIPNNLLGGVLIDQLYIVAPEDLNVLLFSPDSNFPKSLSDEQGITELQICPWKLENGGETLKRSLTYIKAATKLIKAVKAYEDQTYLKADGKKFAVLASVSTPDVMYGSTFRVEVLYVITPGPELPSGEQCSRLVISWQMNFLQSTMMKGMIESGARQGMKDSFDQYASLLCQTVKAVVSKDLGSSKEQALATLRPEPQSILKLAGQYLANFTVFTTFLMVSYVLVHIWLAAPGTIQGLEFVWFDLPDSIGEFVVCIALVLQGERVLGLISRFMQARARARKGSDHGIKAQGEGWMLTVALIEGSNLATVDSSAFCDPYVVFSCNGKTRTSSIKFKKSDALWNEIFEFDAMDDPPSVLDVEVYDFDGPCDGAASLGHVEINFLKTNISDLADIWVSLEGKLALACHSKLHLKIFLNNTRGGDVVKHYISKMEKEVGTKINLRSPQTNSAFQKLFGLPPEEFLINDFTCHLKRKMPLQGRLFVSARIIGFHANLFGHKTKFFFLWEDIEDVQIIPPTFSSMGSPIIVITLWPGRGVDARHGAKTQDEEGRLKFRFQSFVSFNVANRTIMALWKARSLSPEQKVKLVEEDSETKSLRSEESGSFIGLGDVSMSEVHSCALSVPASFFMELFSGGELDRMFMEKSGCVNYSYTPWVSENSDVYERAIYYKFEKRISRYRVEVTSTQQRSLLEGKGWLLKEVKNFHGVPLGDFFNLHLHYLIEDLSPKANSCKVQVLFGTEWLKCTKHQKRITKNILKNLQERLKLTFSLVEKEFLSK from the exons atgaagctCGTGGTTCGTGTGATTGAGGCAAAAAACTTGGCAACGTCGGATTCCAATGGGTTAAGTGATTTGTACGTGCGGGTACAGTTGGGAAAACAAAAGTTCAAGACCAAAGTGGTTAAAAGTTTGAATCCAACGTGGGATGAACAATTTGCTTTTTGGGTTGACGATCTTAAAGATTCACTTGTTATCTCTGTGATGGATGAAGATAAGTTCTTTAATTATGACTATGTGGGAAGGCTTAAGGTGCCTATTTCACTTGTTTTTGAAGAGGAAATTAAATCCCTTGGCACTGCTTGGTATTTTTTGAAATCCAAAAACAAGAAGTGCAAGAACAAGCAATGTG GTGAGATTCATTTGAGTATATTCATTTACCAAAATAATTCCTCTGGGGAGTTAAATGACATTGGTGAACAGTTATTACCTCCAAGAAAATGTCCTGATGCAGTTACCACTTCTCCTTCAATGTCTTCCACTGGCTTTTCAAACTTGTTTTCTCCTGTAAGGGAAGAAACTACATCTTGCAGTTCTAAGGAGGAGAAATCTTGTacacaacaaaaatcatttactgACCGAATTgctcaaatttttaataaaggTTCTGATGTGTCTTCAATGTCACTCAGCAGAAGTATTGACTTAGACCAATCTGTAACAAACAAAGCTGTAGTTGGTGAGATCAAGATTGAGGAAGATCAGTCGTCTAATGAGACTTTCGAAGAAACTATGAAAGAAATACAGTCTGCAGATCAAGGAAGTGAAATTCCTAACAATTTATTGGGAGGAGTGCTTATTGATCAATTATATATTGTTGCACCAGAAGACTTGAATGTATTACTATTTTCACCTGATTCTAATTTTCCCAAGTCATTATCTGATGAACAGGGTATTACAGAACTGCAAATTTGTCCTTGGAAGTTAGAGAATGGCGGGGAGACATTGAAAAGATCACTTACTTACATCAAGGCTGCCACTAAATTAATTAAGGCTGTCAAAGCCTATGAGGACCAGACATATTTAAAAGCTGATGGGAAGAAATTTGCTGTTTTGGCCAGTGTCAGCACCCCAGATGTTATGTATGGCAGCACCTTTAGGGTAGAAGTACTTTATGTGATCACACCTGGACCAGAGTTGCCATCAGGGGAACAGTGTTCGCGTCTGGTGATATCTTGGCAAATGAACTTTTTACAGAGCACCATGATGAAAGGAATGATAGAAAGTGGAGCTCGGCAAGGTATGAAGGACAGCTTTGATCAGTATGCCAGTTTGTTATGTCAGACTGTAAAGGCAGTTGTCTCAAAGGATCTTGGTTCTAGTAAGGAACAAGCTTTGGCAACATTACGGCCAGAGCCCCAGTCAATCTTGAAGCTGGCAGGGCAGTATTTAGCTAACTTTACAGTCTTCACAACATTCTTAATGGTATCATACGTGCTTGTCCATATTTGGCTGGCAGCACCTGGCACAATTCAAGGGCTTGAgtttgtttggtttgacttacCAGATTCTATTGGTGAATTTGTTGTGTGTATTGCCTTGGTTCTTCAAGGTGAAAGAGTGTTGGGTTTAATCTCACGCTTCATGCAGGCCAGAGCCAGAGCACGAAAGG GTAGTGATCATGGAATTAAGGCACAAGGAGAAGGATGGATGCTAACTGTGGCCTTAATTGAAGGAAGCAATTTAGCTACTGTTGATTCTAGTGCATTCTGTGATCCATATGTGGTGTTTAGTTGCAATGGGAAAACAAGAACCAGCTCAATTAAGTTCAAGAAATCTGATGCTTTATGGAATG aaatatttgaatttgatgcGATGGATGACCCTCCTTCTGTGCTGGATGTGGAAGTTTATGATTTTGATGGACCCTGTGATGGAGCTGCATCTCTCGGACATGTTGAAATCAATTTCCTTAAAACAAACATCTCAGATCTTGCTGATATATGGGTTTCTCTTGAAGGAAAGTTGGCTTTGGCATGTCATTCTAAGTTGCACTTGAAAATTTTCTTGAACAACACTAGAGGTGGGGATGTTGTAAAACACTACATAAGTAAAATGGAGAAAGAGGTGGGGACGAAG ATTAATTTGCGGTCTCCTCAAACAAATTCAGCCTTTCAGAAACTCTTTGGGCTTCCACCTGAGGAATTTCTCATCAATGACTTCACCTgtcatttgaaaagaaaaatgcccCTGCAG GGCCGCCTATTTGTTTCAGCAAGAATAATTGGATTTCATGCAAATTTGTTTGGACATAAGACAAAATTCTTTTTCCTTTGGGAGGACATTGAGGACGTCCAAATCATTCCACCTACATTTTCATCGATGGGCAGTCCGATAATTGTCATAACTCTTTGGCCAGGAAGAGGTGTGGATGCAAGGCATGGTGCAAAAACTCAAGATGAGGAAGGCAGACTGAAATTCCGTTTCCAGTCCTTTGTGTCTTTCAATGTTGCAAACAG GACTATCATGGCTCTCTGGAAGGCCAGATCCTTGAGTCCCGAGCAAAAGGTCAAGTTAGTTGAAGAAGACTCTGAAACTAAAAGCCTTAGAAGCGAGGAGAGTGGGTCGTTCATTGGCCTTGGTGATGTCAGCATGTCTGAGGTTCATTCTTGTGCCCTTTCAGTTCCT gccAGTTTTTTTATGGAGCTATTTAGTGGGGGTGAGTTGGATCGTATGTTCATGGAAAAATCTGGTTGTGTTAATTATTCTTATACCCCTTGGGTGTCTGAGAACAGTGATGTATATGAGAGGGCAATATATTACAAATTTGAGAAGCGAATTTCACGTTATAGAGTTGAAGTAACGAGCACCCAGCAAAGATCTCTTTTGGAAGGAAAGGGTTGGCTGTTGAAAGAGGTTAAGAACTTCCATGGAGTTCCCCTTGGTGACTTTTTCAAT CTGCACCTTCACTATCTAATTGAGGATTTGTCCCCAAAGGCAAATAGTTGTAAAGTACAGGTATTGTTCGGAACTGAATGGCTGAAATGTACGAAACATCAGAAAAGGATTACAAAGAACATACTAAAAAATCTGCAAGAACGTTTGAAGCTGACATTCAGTCTGGTTGAGAAGGAGTTTTTGTCTAAATAA
- the LOC114392015 gene encoding C2 and GRAM domain-containing protein At1g03370-like isoform X2 — MKLVVRVIEAKNLATSDSNGLSDLYVRVQLGKQKFKTKVVKSLNPTWDEQFAFWVDDLKDSLVISVMDEDKFFNYDYVGRLKVPISLVFEEEIKSLGTAWYFLKSKNKKCKNKQCGEIHLSIFIYQNNSSGELNDIGEQLLPPRKCPDAVTTSPSMSSTGFSNLFSPVREETTSCSSKEEKSCTQQKSFTDRIAQIFNKGSDVSSMSLSRSIDLDQSVTNKAVVGEIKIEEDQSSNETFEETMKEIQSADQGSEIPNNLLGGVLIDQLYIVAPEDLNVLLFSPDSNFPKSLSDEQGITELQICPWKLENGGETLKRSLTYIKAATKLIKAVKAYEDQTYLKADGKKFAVLASVSTPDVMYGSTFRVEVLYVITPGPELPSGEQCSRLVISWQMNFLQSTMMKGMIESGARQGMKDSFDQYASLLCQTVKAVVSKDLGSSKEQALATLRPEPQSILKLAGQYLANFTVFTTFLMVSYVLVHIWLAAPGTIQGLEFVWFDLPDSIGEFVVCIALVLQGERVLGLISRFMQARARARKGSDHGIKAQGEGWMLTVALIEGSNLATVDSSAFCDPYVVFSCNGKTRTSSIKFKKSDALWNEIFEFDAMDDPPSVLDVEVYDFDGPCDGAASLGHVEINFLKTNISDLADIWVSLEGKLALACHSKLHLKIFLNNTRGGDVVKHYISKMEKEVGTKINLRSPQTNSAFQKLFGLPPEEFLINDFTCHLKRKMPLQGRLFVSARIIGFHANLFGHKTKFFFLWEDIEDVQIIPPTFSSMGSPIIVITLWPGRGVDARHGAKTQDEEGRLKFRFQSFVSFNVANRTIMALWKARSLSPEQKVKLVEEDSETKSLRSEESGSFIGLGDVSMSEASFFMELFSGGELDRMFMEKSGCVNYSYTPWVSENSDVYERAIYYKFEKRISRYRVEVTSTQQRSLLEGKGWLLKEVKNFHGVPLGDFFNLHLHYLIEDLSPKANSCKVQVLFGTEWLKCTKHQKRITKNILKNLQERLKLTFSLVEKEFLSK; from the exons atgaagctCGTGGTTCGTGTGATTGAGGCAAAAAACTTGGCAACGTCGGATTCCAATGGGTTAAGTGATTTGTACGTGCGGGTACAGTTGGGAAAACAAAAGTTCAAGACCAAAGTGGTTAAAAGTTTGAATCCAACGTGGGATGAACAATTTGCTTTTTGGGTTGACGATCTTAAAGATTCACTTGTTATCTCTGTGATGGATGAAGATAAGTTCTTTAATTATGACTATGTGGGAAGGCTTAAGGTGCCTATTTCACTTGTTTTTGAAGAGGAAATTAAATCCCTTGGCACTGCTTGGTATTTTTTGAAATCCAAAAACAAGAAGTGCAAGAACAAGCAATGTG GTGAGATTCATTTGAGTATATTCATTTACCAAAATAATTCCTCTGGGGAGTTAAATGACATTGGTGAACAGTTATTACCTCCAAGAAAATGTCCTGATGCAGTTACCACTTCTCCTTCAATGTCTTCCACTGGCTTTTCAAACTTGTTTTCTCCTGTAAGGGAAGAAACTACATCTTGCAGTTCTAAGGAGGAGAAATCTTGTacacaacaaaaatcatttactgACCGAATTgctcaaatttttaataaaggTTCTGATGTGTCTTCAATGTCACTCAGCAGAAGTATTGACTTAGACCAATCTGTAACAAACAAAGCTGTAGTTGGTGAGATCAAGATTGAGGAAGATCAGTCGTCTAATGAGACTTTCGAAGAAACTATGAAAGAAATACAGTCTGCAGATCAAGGAAGTGAAATTCCTAACAATTTATTGGGAGGAGTGCTTATTGATCAATTATATATTGTTGCACCAGAAGACTTGAATGTATTACTATTTTCACCTGATTCTAATTTTCCCAAGTCATTATCTGATGAACAGGGTATTACAGAACTGCAAATTTGTCCTTGGAAGTTAGAGAATGGCGGGGAGACATTGAAAAGATCACTTACTTACATCAAGGCTGCCACTAAATTAATTAAGGCTGTCAAAGCCTATGAGGACCAGACATATTTAAAAGCTGATGGGAAGAAATTTGCTGTTTTGGCCAGTGTCAGCACCCCAGATGTTATGTATGGCAGCACCTTTAGGGTAGAAGTACTTTATGTGATCACACCTGGACCAGAGTTGCCATCAGGGGAACAGTGTTCGCGTCTGGTGATATCTTGGCAAATGAACTTTTTACAGAGCACCATGATGAAAGGAATGATAGAAAGTGGAGCTCGGCAAGGTATGAAGGACAGCTTTGATCAGTATGCCAGTTTGTTATGTCAGACTGTAAAGGCAGTTGTCTCAAAGGATCTTGGTTCTAGTAAGGAACAAGCTTTGGCAACATTACGGCCAGAGCCCCAGTCAATCTTGAAGCTGGCAGGGCAGTATTTAGCTAACTTTACAGTCTTCACAACATTCTTAATGGTATCATACGTGCTTGTCCATATTTGGCTGGCAGCACCTGGCACAATTCAAGGGCTTGAgtttgtttggtttgacttacCAGATTCTATTGGTGAATTTGTTGTGTGTATTGCCTTGGTTCTTCAAGGTGAAAGAGTGTTGGGTTTAATCTCACGCTTCATGCAGGCCAGAGCCAGAGCACGAAAGG GTAGTGATCATGGAATTAAGGCACAAGGAGAAGGATGGATGCTAACTGTGGCCTTAATTGAAGGAAGCAATTTAGCTACTGTTGATTCTAGTGCATTCTGTGATCCATATGTGGTGTTTAGTTGCAATGGGAAAACAAGAACCAGCTCAATTAAGTTCAAGAAATCTGATGCTTTATGGAATG aaatatttgaatttgatgcGATGGATGACCCTCCTTCTGTGCTGGATGTGGAAGTTTATGATTTTGATGGACCCTGTGATGGAGCTGCATCTCTCGGACATGTTGAAATCAATTTCCTTAAAACAAACATCTCAGATCTTGCTGATATATGGGTTTCTCTTGAAGGAAAGTTGGCTTTGGCATGTCATTCTAAGTTGCACTTGAAAATTTTCTTGAACAACACTAGAGGTGGGGATGTTGTAAAACACTACATAAGTAAAATGGAGAAAGAGGTGGGGACGAAG ATTAATTTGCGGTCTCCTCAAACAAATTCAGCCTTTCAGAAACTCTTTGGGCTTCCACCTGAGGAATTTCTCATCAATGACTTCACCTgtcatttgaaaagaaaaatgcccCTGCAG GGCCGCCTATTTGTTTCAGCAAGAATAATTGGATTTCATGCAAATTTGTTTGGACATAAGACAAAATTCTTTTTCCTTTGGGAGGACATTGAGGACGTCCAAATCATTCCACCTACATTTTCATCGATGGGCAGTCCGATAATTGTCATAACTCTTTGGCCAGGAAGAGGTGTGGATGCAAGGCATGGTGCAAAAACTCAAGATGAGGAAGGCAGACTGAAATTCCGTTTCCAGTCCTTTGTGTCTTTCAATGTTGCAAACAG GACTATCATGGCTCTCTGGAAGGCCAGATCCTTGAGTCCCGAGCAAAAGGTCAAGTTAGTTGAAGAAGACTCTGAAACTAAAAGCCTTAGAAGCGAGGAGAGTGGGTCGTTCATTGGCCTTGGTGATGTCAGCATGTCTGAG gccAGTTTTTTTATGGAGCTATTTAGTGGGGGTGAGTTGGATCGTATGTTCATGGAAAAATCTGGTTGTGTTAATTATTCTTATACCCCTTGGGTGTCTGAGAACAGTGATGTATATGAGAGGGCAATATATTACAAATTTGAGAAGCGAATTTCACGTTATAGAGTTGAAGTAACGAGCACCCAGCAAAGATCTCTTTTGGAAGGAAAGGGTTGGCTGTTGAAAGAGGTTAAGAACTTCCATGGAGTTCCCCTTGGTGACTTTTTCAAT CTGCACCTTCACTATCTAATTGAGGATTTGTCCCCAAAGGCAAATAGTTGTAAAGTACAGGTATTGTTCGGAACTGAATGGCTGAAATGTACGAAACATCAGAAAAGGATTACAAAGAACATACTAAAAAATCTGCAAGAACGTTTGAAGCTGACATTCAGTCTGGTTGAGAAGGAGTTTTTGTCTAAATAA
- the LOC114392015 gene encoding C2 and GRAM domain-containing protein At1g03370-like isoform X3 yields MKLVVRVIEAKNLATSDSNGLSDLYVRVQLGKQKFKTKVVKSLNPTWDEQFAFWVDDLKDSLVISVMDEDKFFNYDYVGRLKVPISLVFEEEIKSLGTAWYFLKSKNKKCKNKQCGEIHLSIFIYQNNSSGELNDIGEQLLPPRKCPDAVTTSPSMSSTGFSNLFSPVREETTSCSSKEEKSCTQQKSFTDRIAQIFNKGSDVSSMSLSRSIDLDQSVTNKAVVGEIKIEEDQSSNETFEETMKEIQSADQGSEIPNNLLGGVLIDQLYIVAPEDLNVLLFSPDSNFPKSLSDEQGITELQICPWKLENGGETLKRSLTYIKAATKLIKAVKAYEDQTYLKADGKKFAVLASVSTPDVMYGSTFRVEVLYVITPGPELPSGEQCSRLVISWQMNFLQSTMMKGMIESGARQGMKDSFDQYASLLCQTVKAVVSKDLGSSKEQALATLRPEPQSILKLAGQYLANFTVFTTFLMVSYVLVHIWLAAPGTIQGLEFVWFDLPDSIGEFVVCIALVLQGERVLGLISRFMQARARARKGSDHGIKAQGEGWMLTVALIEGSNLATVDSSAFCDPYVVFSCNGKTRTSSIKFKKSDALWNEIFEFDAMDDPPSVLDVEVYDFDGPCDGAASLGHVEINFLKTNISDLADIWVSLEGKLALACHSKLHLKIFLNNTRGGDVVKHYISKMEKEVGTKINLRSPQTNSAFQKLFGLPPEEFLINDFTCHLKRKMPLQGRLFVSARIIGFHANLFGHKTKFFFLWEDIEDVQIIPPTFSSMGSPIIVITLWPGRGVDARHGAKTQDEEGRLKFRFQSFVSFNVANRTIMALWKARSLSPEQKVKLVEEDSETKSLRSEESGSFIGLGDVSMSEVHSCALSVP; encoded by the exons atgaagctCGTGGTTCGTGTGATTGAGGCAAAAAACTTGGCAACGTCGGATTCCAATGGGTTAAGTGATTTGTACGTGCGGGTACAGTTGGGAAAACAAAAGTTCAAGACCAAAGTGGTTAAAAGTTTGAATCCAACGTGGGATGAACAATTTGCTTTTTGGGTTGACGATCTTAAAGATTCACTTGTTATCTCTGTGATGGATGAAGATAAGTTCTTTAATTATGACTATGTGGGAAGGCTTAAGGTGCCTATTTCACTTGTTTTTGAAGAGGAAATTAAATCCCTTGGCACTGCTTGGTATTTTTTGAAATCCAAAAACAAGAAGTGCAAGAACAAGCAATGTG GTGAGATTCATTTGAGTATATTCATTTACCAAAATAATTCCTCTGGGGAGTTAAATGACATTGGTGAACAGTTATTACCTCCAAGAAAATGTCCTGATGCAGTTACCACTTCTCCTTCAATGTCTTCCACTGGCTTTTCAAACTTGTTTTCTCCTGTAAGGGAAGAAACTACATCTTGCAGTTCTAAGGAGGAGAAATCTTGTacacaacaaaaatcatttactgACCGAATTgctcaaatttttaataaaggTTCTGATGTGTCTTCAATGTCACTCAGCAGAAGTATTGACTTAGACCAATCTGTAACAAACAAAGCTGTAGTTGGTGAGATCAAGATTGAGGAAGATCAGTCGTCTAATGAGACTTTCGAAGAAACTATGAAAGAAATACAGTCTGCAGATCAAGGAAGTGAAATTCCTAACAATTTATTGGGAGGAGTGCTTATTGATCAATTATATATTGTTGCACCAGAAGACTTGAATGTATTACTATTTTCACCTGATTCTAATTTTCCCAAGTCATTATCTGATGAACAGGGTATTACAGAACTGCAAATTTGTCCTTGGAAGTTAGAGAATGGCGGGGAGACATTGAAAAGATCACTTACTTACATCAAGGCTGCCACTAAATTAATTAAGGCTGTCAAAGCCTATGAGGACCAGACATATTTAAAAGCTGATGGGAAGAAATTTGCTGTTTTGGCCAGTGTCAGCACCCCAGATGTTATGTATGGCAGCACCTTTAGGGTAGAAGTACTTTATGTGATCACACCTGGACCAGAGTTGCCATCAGGGGAACAGTGTTCGCGTCTGGTGATATCTTGGCAAATGAACTTTTTACAGAGCACCATGATGAAAGGAATGATAGAAAGTGGAGCTCGGCAAGGTATGAAGGACAGCTTTGATCAGTATGCCAGTTTGTTATGTCAGACTGTAAAGGCAGTTGTCTCAAAGGATCTTGGTTCTAGTAAGGAACAAGCTTTGGCAACATTACGGCCAGAGCCCCAGTCAATCTTGAAGCTGGCAGGGCAGTATTTAGCTAACTTTACAGTCTTCACAACATTCTTAATGGTATCATACGTGCTTGTCCATATTTGGCTGGCAGCACCTGGCACAATTCAAGGGCTTGAgtttgtttggtttgacttacCAGATTCTATTGGTGAATTTGTTGTGTGTATTGCCTTGGTTCTTCAAGGTGAAAGAGTGTTGGGTTTAATCTCACGCTTCATGCAGGCCAGAGCCAGAGCACGAAAGG GTAGTGATCATGGAATTAAGGCACAAGGAGAAGGATGGATGCTAACTGTGGCCTTAATTGAAGGAAGCAATTTAGCTACTGTTGATTCTAGTGCATTCTGTGATCCATATGTGGTGTTTAGTTGCAATGGGAAAACAAGAACCAGCTCAATTAAGTTCAAGAAATCTGATGCTTTATGGAATG aaatatttgaatttgatgcGATGGATGACCCTCCTTCTGTGCTGGATGTGGAAGTTTATGATTTTGATGGACCCTGTGATGGAGCTGCATCTCTCGGACATGTTGAAATCAATTTCCTTAAAACAAACATCTCAGATCTTGCTGATATATGGGTTTCTCTTGAAGGAAAGTTGGCTTTGGCATGTCATTCTAAGTTGCACTTGAAAATTTTCTTGAACAACACTAGAGGTGGGGATGTTGTAAAACACTACATAAGTAAAATGGAGAAAGAGGTGGGGACGAAG ATTAATTTGCGGTCTCCTCAAACAAATTCAGCCTTTCAGAAACTCTTTGGGCTTCCACCTGAGGAATTTCTCATCAATGACTTCACCTgtcatttgaaaagaaaaatgcccCTGCAG GGCCGCCTATTTGTTTCAGCAAGAATAATTGGATTTCATGCAAATTTGTTTGGACATAAGACAAAATTCTTTTTCCTTTGGGAGGACATTGAGGACGTCCAAATCATTCCACCTACATTTTCATCGATGGGCAGTCCGATAATTGTCATAACTCTTTGGCCAGGAAGAGGTGTGGATGCAAGGCATGGTGCAAAAACTCAAGATGAGGAAGGCAGACTGAAATTCCGTTTCCAGTCCTTTGTGTCTTTCAATGTTGCAAACAG GACTATCATGGCTCTCTGGAAGGCCAGATCCTTGAGTCCCGAGCAAAAGGTCAAGTTAGTTGAAGAAGACTCTGAAACTAAAAGCCTTAGAAGCGAGGAGAGTGGGTCGTTCATTGGCCTTGGTGATGTCAGCATGTCTGAGGTTCATTCTTGTGCCCTTTCAGTTCCT TGA